The window gtacgaatggttgtttgtttttatgtgccctgcgattggctggcaaccagttcagggtgtgccccgcctcctgcccgatgatggctgggatgggctccgccGCGgccgcgaccctcatgaggagaagcggctcagaaaatggatggatggatggattttggcgGAAAGTCGATATTCATGGTCGGACTTAGTCTCCCACAAATAGAGGAGGTCTTGTTGTTTTCGTTAAGATTATGCTAAAGACCCAgtcaattttcattttgtttctaaatacataaaaGTGCTGataatgtgcaaagactgagaaaaatttcgtactgaattgttgagaaatAGCGTTTCACTTTTTCACCACCTCAGTTGTACTGAGTTGTACTgagggcgtggctaaaacgagGCCAAAGTACGCACTTGGGTTTCTGGCATGAgtcggccctcccccactatataaggagggaggaaaccggagtacccggacaaagTGTAAAATCCTGGCGCTTGTGTGGATGTGATTTTCTGCCTCTTGTCTTTTTCACTAAGTGAACAGAACTGATGGATACCAATTGGATATGTGCTTTAGCACTTAAGAAATCCATATTAAAGTGATGACTTACCTTCAGCCTGTAATCGGTGCACAACTCCACTGTAGACAGCTGCAAGTGTTGCTCCACATGCCATTTCCACAAGTACATGTTCCTCATCTACAAAGGCCACAAAAAACTAGGCTCGTTTCACCTTCTTCATAGTTTAGTTTAACAAAATGGCTTAAACCTTAACACCCTTTCCAAAAGAAACTCACCCAGGAATGTCTCCATAGCATGAAGAGCCTGCTGGTCAGTCACCACTTCAGAAATGATTGTGACCTCATTGCTCTGACTGtactcaaatgctttcacacaaacTGTCTTTGCTCCAAGGCTTTTAGCTTCACTGGGGAGTGATAAAGAAAAAGAGGGAAATTTTGAATTCAGCAAGCCTATGATGAGTGTCAAATGAGACATTATTAGCTATTCAGGCAAGCCCAAAGAAGTCATTTGACCTGGTGATGTCATCCAAGGTGACTATCCTTCCTGCCTTAACTGAAGCATTCAAACAGTCTGCACCAACTGTTTCCATGGCGATGACgggaacatccatccagcctACGTCCTTCAGGCCCTGGACAACCCCACAGAGGAGCCCACCTCCACCCACTGATATCAGCACTGCTCCAGGCTTGACAGTTGGACCGAGAGTGGCTGCAGCTTCTGTGATCAGACTAGAATTTCCCTTCCTTTTGTGTGTTTAGCAGAAAGAACATTGGAAATATTAAGTATGTAGGGGAACTGAAGTGGTGATACTAGAATAAGTGATTGCTATCTACCATATAAGGGGATGATCAAACGGGGACACATAGGCAAGTCCCTCTGTTTCGACTAGTCTAAGAGCCTCAGCGTTAGCATCATCCCAAACCTGTGTAGAgggttgtttatatttttcattcaaaaaaatattttctatttctgtaagtttcaaatacaaaataattcaaCGAAAACAGCCTATCGAGGTCCAAATTGACATGTAAAGAGCTTTACCTTGCCCACTATCTTGACAGTAGCACCTTGATCCTCAAGTCTCTGGACAACAAAGTGAGGTGTTGATGAGGGAATTACTATGGTGGCTGGCATACCCATTTTTTGGGTGGCATAGGCAGCTGCCATTCCAGCATTACCACCTGAAATACAACATCATGTCACAACTCAACCGTCTATTGTATGGTATGAATATTCAGTGACAATAAGGCTCTGTAAGAGATGTCACCTGAGGAGCAGACAAATCCTTTGTCCTTTGTATCCGACATAAGCTGCAGACAAAAGAATGTACATGAAATAGGGTAATTAGGTTGATAATGCATGCTTTTGTATATATGGAACGTATATACCTGTTGGCATAAGTACCCAATGCCGCGGATCTTGAAAGAACCAGAGGGCTGGGAATTCTCCATTTTCAGATACACAGTGGTTCCCACACGTTTGGACATTGCAGCACTCTCCAGTAAGGGTGTGTTTATGTGGAAATGTTCAGCCATGTTGTGACAGCTTGACCTGAATTGAAAAGTTATCAACACATTCCTAGTTAATTAAATTAACAATCAGATTGACTATTAACTAAACAGTCTGTGGTACTGTGTCTTAAAGCCAATGATAATGTCAGTTTTGTTGATAACCCAAAGATTATAGTCTCACAGAAGAATTTAACATTCGAGAAGACGAAGGAGacgtggaaagtgggttcttgggcagaaagagaagaggaaaacataGAGCCTCGGACTGAATGTGGGGACAATGAATGTTGGgaatatgacaggaaaatctcaggggTTGGTtaacatgatgatgaggagaaaggttgatatattgtgtgtccaggagagcaggtggaaaggcagcaaggctagaagtttaggggtagggtttaaattattttaccatggtgtagatgggaagagaaatggttTGTAATGGTGATTTTAAAGGGAGAGTTTGCCAAGatatgtcttggaggtgaaacaAGTATCAGAtagagtgatgaggctgaaacttgaaattgagggtgttatgtataatgtgattagtggctatgccccacaggtaggatgtgaccgagaggtgaaagagaaattttgggaggagctagacgaagtagttctgagcatccaaacagagagagagtcgtgattggtggaGAATGTAATGGACATTTGGTGAAGGAAAGATGATggtgaagaagtgatggggtaagtttggcatccaggaaaggaacttggagggacagatggtggtagactttgcaaaaaggggATGGACATTTCTGTAGTGAACAATTTCTTCCAGAAAAGGCAGGAACATGGGGTGATCTACAAAATCGTAGATAGAAgaacgcaggtggattacatcttgtgcagacaatgtaatctgagggaggttactgactgtatggtagtggtaggggagagtgtggctcgacggcataggatggtggtgtgtaagatgcctctggtggtggggaggaagattaagaagacaaaggcagagctgAAACCCATGTGGCGGaagttgagaaaggaagagtgatgtgcggcttttcgggaatggctgagacaggctcttggtggacaggaggagcttccagaagatgGACCACTACAACCaatgtgatcagagagacaggcaagAGAGTACATGGTGCATCTTCTGGTAGAAAAGGGGAGAATGAGACttagtggtggaacctcacagtccAGGATATCATACAAGAGGTTAGCTTAGAagagacactgagaggaccaaaaGGAGTAGAGAGGAacacattgagatgtgacgttgggcaaaggtagaggtgacaaagactaaacaagaggcatatgatgacatgtatgccaggttggacactaaagaaggagaaaatgatctctacaggttggccagacagatggACAGAGATGGGATGTACAGCACGTTAGGGTGAttagggatagagatggaaatttgttgactggtgccaaaagtgtgctggatagatggaaaaatactttgaggagctgatgaatgaggaaaatgagagagaaggaagagtagaagaggcaagtgtggtggaccaggaagtggcaatgattagtcagggggaagttagaaaggttGCAGGGGGAGTCGGGGGTTGTTTGGGGCCGGGGTCGGGGGTCGCCCTGATTCGGACACCCCCTTCTTAACTGCTCTGccagtcctccagttttaatgcatcatacacccgtcTGTGGGGGAGGGGCAGGGCCGGACACTTGGCCGGGTGTCTATGCACTCTCTGACACGGCATGCTTCTCTCCcgcagatttttaatgcactacatacattcacgtatcctttggggagctgatTGGCCTGGGTGCGGGTGGGGGTGACGGTGGCAGGTCATTATTGTCCTTTGACCGTCATACCTCACCCTCACCaaatatatattactcgtgcactcactgtagtagtctcgccacgctgcactatttgcatatctgttgttgaccaatactggccacttatgccagagtagcatctgcttcatttgcacactgattgaggggtatctgcaacatttgcacaatcaacattgtcccagattatcgcggtactcgtcactttaaactgcataaactCCTTGAAGTcgtggcgccctttgcacaatggtcattgcaccggactattgcaatattagtcattcgaactgctctaagagctagaggactctgcatcttttgcacaattgtcaaaaataaataaataaataaataattttaaatggtaaatgcaTTACCAGATAAGTATTAACCcctcattgctcagtgactgttttttgtcaatgtctttatgtctcaaaagtgttctctgtcaattgactgactgtcgttgtactagagcgactccaactaccggagacaaattccttgtgtgttttttggacatacttggcaaatcaagatctccggctgcattttcaataaacatcagaataattaaataatttaagcagagggagtatttcaaactcccctatTGCACAGCAAagctgttccagcacaaaggcatacagatccaccattctgcaagacCATGCAGTTGAACAGGaccaggtttaaaaaaagaaggagctacattgtgtctttgtagctcTAAAGAAAGCCAATGACACAGAAGAACTGTGGTattgcatgtggaagtctggagtggcagagaagtatgttagaatattaCAGGACACATATGAGGGCAGCAAAACAGTTGTGAAGtgtcctgtaggtgtgacagatgaatttaagatGGAGGTGGGACTTCTTCTGGGATCAGCCCTGACCCCCTTCCTGTTtgtagtggtgatggataggctgacagatgaggttagactggaatccccgtggaccattatatttgcagatgacattgtgatctgcagtgaaagcagggagcaggtggaggaacagttagaaagatggaggcatgcactggaaagcagaggaatgaagattagccgaagtaagacagaatatatgtgcatgaatgagaggggtggtgggggaagagaagagatagcaagggtggatgattttaaatacttggggtcaacagtccagagcaatggtgagtgtggtcaggaagtgaagaaacgggtccaagcaggttggaatgggtggaggaaggtgtcaggtgtgttatgtgacagaacaGTCTGCaaagatgaagggcaaagtttataagacagtggtgaggccagccatgatgtatggattagagacactgaagagacaacaggaagcagagctggaggtggtggaaattaagatgttgcggttcgctctaggagtgaccaggttggataaaatttgaaataagctcatcagagggacagccaaggttagatgttttggagactaagttagagagagcagagttcgatggtttggacatgtccagaggagagatactGAGTATTATTGGTAGAGGGATGTGAGGATggcgctgccaggcaagagagcaagaggaagaccaaagagaaagttgagggatgtcgtgagggaagacatgagcacagttggtgttagagaggaggatgcaggagataggcttacatggaaaaggattacACGcggtggcgacccctaatgggaaaacccaaaaggaaaagaagattctaCATCAAAAAGTGATCCAATTCCACAAAATCTGGCAACCATAATTGAATTATCTTGGACCTGAATAATTCTAACTACTGTGCAAGGAATCACTGGAGCCTGAGACTTGTTACCTCAGATGTGTGATAACATGACTGTTCCCTGTGGCTAAGTCAGTCTGTGTTAAGATGAGGTGTActtcatttagtttttattttatgtgctTTATATGTGGTAAATTAGTTAAATGtatgtttgcatttttgtacCTCTAtgtgaaaagggaaaaaaacaacaacattgtgaggaaaaaaagtatcCGCCCATAAACTTATACAGGCCAAAATTTCGAAAATTCCAAGTTGACATCAAAATTACAGTGATGTTTCTCATGAcatcacttgccctaaaaactcaaTTTATATCAACTGGAATCCacaactattttttgttttaaaaatcttattttCACCCAAACCAATACTAGagaagatgatgaaatcctgattaagtttatttttttgtatttagtgAACATCTGATTCCTTTCTTGGTGCTGGCCCACTTGATGGCCAGCACATGTAGAAGGAAATGACGGCACGTAAATGAGGCATTTGGCAGAGGAATGGGTGCAGCATGGTTGTAAAATGCtcacagaaaatattttgtgtttctgtaGCATAAAATAGTCATACTATAATTACTGTGTAGACAAAAACAATGATAAGAATTGCTACAAACAAACATCTACCTCTTTCCGAGAACCCGTTGCCTTCCAGCAGCTGTGTGGGTGGTCACGTGGTCGTGACACAGCACTCCTCTCATCCTTACttatctgtttttattgcttttgttgatCCTTATCTCATTTATttaacgtccatccatccatccatccattttctgagccgcttctcctcactagggtcgcgggcgtgctggagcctatcccagctgtcatcgggcaggaggcggggtacaccctcaactggttgccagccaatcgcagggcacatacaaacaaacaaccattcgcactcacagtcacacctacgggcaatttagagtctccaattaatgcatgtttttgggatgtggccgCCAAAATATCACATAATGACTAAGTAAAAActtattttcagacagttgtgcaaacttattgaaaatgtaatcataataggtacataagtattcacacccatggtgtaatattttgttgaagcacctttggcagcattCACAGCTTCACgtcttgggtatgtctctacaagcttggcacacctgttttggggcattttctcccatttttctctgcagatcctctcaaggtcagtcaggttggatgggcagcgtcggtggactgccatttttaggtctttccagagatgttcgattggattcaaatgcgggctctggctgggccactcaaggacattcacaggcagctcctgaagccactcctttgtgatcttggctgtgtgctttgggtcattgtcgtgttgaAAGGTGAATCGACACCCTAGTCTTAGTTcgagagcactctggagcaagttctcttgaagaatttctctatacttggcagctgtcatcttaccctctatgcgAACTAGTCGCACAGTTCCCTGCAGCAGAATAACAGCCCCACAGcctgatgctgccaccatcatgcttcacagtagggatggtgttagccaggtgatgagcagtgcctcttcttctccagatatgacacttgcaattcaggccaaaatgttttcttttgctttcatcagaccagagaatattgtttctgcaggtctgagaatccttaaggtgctttttgcaaactccaagcgggctgccatatatgtgccttttagtgagaagtggcttctgtctggccactctacaataaaggcctgattggtggagtgcgttagcaatggttgaccttctcgATGGTTGTatctccgcaagggaacactggagctctgccttagtgaccatagggttcttgtaTACCTTTCTGACCgaggcccttcttccccggttacttttggaggggactgtattgtTATTGAACATGAGAGATGTCTTAGTTggtgtacaaacacacacacgcacgcacgtctTCGCAGAAGCTGATTTAGGATGTAACAGTGCCCCCacatattcatccaggctgccagttgaagtttcaaagaaaactccagtctgtgcagtctaaacagtcttgaagttccaCTTCACTCTGTTCACCacaggctttgcacatttaagtttgttcctgtatgttggtattaagtgaattaaccAGTGGTCAGAGAAGCtttctgcttgtatttagtgggttcgtggttgagttttgctttgtgtattcattcattcattttccataccgcttattctcactagggtcacgggcgtgctggagcctatcccagctgactctggccgagaggcggggaacaccctgaactggtcgccaaccaatcgcagggcacatataaacaaacaactactcacactcccattcacacctacggtcaatttagagtcttcaattgaactaccacgcatgttttcgggatgtgtgaggaaaccggagtacctggcgaaaacccacgcatgcacggggagaacatgcaaactccacacaggtgaggccggatttgaacccgggtccttagaactgttaggcagatgtgcgaaccagtcggtcactgtccCCAAAAATAATGAGGGGGTGAATCTGGTTGCCTTGTATCAAGTTCACTTATTTGGTCAGCCAGCGTTTGCagtgcggtgttcgtgttagtCTGGGAGTCCGGCAGGGGTcttgtgatgctcttgaggtggtccagcacgaggagttcaaaggacttcatgaccacagatgtcaagaaaacaggtctgtagtcattcagtcctgaatttgcaggtttcttggggactgggataaTGGTGGAGCGTTTGCTTTTCTTCAAGTTCGTTTACCTGGTCAACCTGgatctgcagtgtgtgtgtttttcctaTTATGCCCTCATCACGCACTTAAAGAGaactatatattatttattattattgttcataTCAACAGTGTTTACCTTGACAGTGTTTACCTTGACAGTAAAGGATAGTCTAACGCCCCTTAAAACATTGCTTATACcgttaataaacatttttatttgatgaaagTTGACTCTAGACTcatgaataataattatttctTGATAATTATACCAGGGTGAAACACATGCAAATGACTCTAATCAAAACTGcatatttgaatattaaatgtaGTTTGTACTGCATTCTATTGAGAAGCGTCTCAGAGCTGCTCTTCAGCAGAACTGCATGATTTACCGCTCTGACTATGAAATAGGTTCGAGGTATCAATTTTGCGTtgtgcttccatccatccattgtctgcactgcttctcctcatgcagggtcgcggggcgtgctggagcctaccccggCTAtgtccgggcgagaggcggggtacaccctgaactggtcgccagccaatcgcagggcacaaataagcAAACAACCTACAGATAATTTCAAGTgcccaattaacctaccctgcatatatttggggtgtgggaggaaactggagaacatgcaaactccacatttgaaatgtgaggcagatgtgcaaaccagtcatccaccgtgccgccctgaaaCAGGTTGTTCCTTGAAACATAAACAAATATTATGCTTCTGTGGCCTCTTTTCAGTGACAAATGAAATCGTCTTTATTACACTGCAAGTTTTAAGAACTGCTCAGAGAAACACTGAGGCGGCTTACAACTCACAAAGTTACAAACAGTCTTCTCAAAGGAGACGAGTACACTCATCTTAACCAAATCGTTCTTGTATTAAACACCAGATAGAAATGTATGCTATCAAAACGTGTTTTGTCAATTGAAGTGTTGAGGTAAATAGCGGAACTGTCCCATAAGCACCAGCAAAGTGAAGGTCGCCTCCTCGCTGAACTACCACAACAAATAACcgctacaaacaaaaaaaacaaaaaaaaagcaaggaaaaCTCCATATCATTTGAAGCAGAAGAGGTCCCACGTGGCAGTGGAGGTTAAATAGCAAGAAAGAGACGATTTCCCCCTACTTACCATCAATAGTCATAATGTTGTGGTTCGGCTTCTTCTTTGTGCTTAAAGGCGGTTTGTAAAAGGATAACTCACTATCGCCACCCTGTGGTCTGTAATGTTTACTGCTACTACTGTCTTGCATTTTAAAACTGTCCGCTTTGATAAAACCAAATATATACATAGTTTTAAATAAAGATATTGGCTTAAATCTCGCTGTAATTAGCTACTCTCtcatattttgcacttcataatcaTCCATCAATCAATTGCCCTTCAAGTTACCATTTCCAATTGAAATGTTTACCCGTACATGaatatttcttttatattttatactcTCTTGTCCACATTTCTTGATTCATAAATACTTTCCCATTTCTCTACTTTTGCTTAGCCGAGGTAAATCCCCGCTGATCCGCACACAcaccttcaacaattcacaggcacagttgaatatttacaaatgataagtcatgataaaagcacacacaacataaaaaaataaaaataactacagaaaaacaaaacacatgtcaATCGCAGATATATTGGTGGGTTTGAAAAGCAcatgcaaataattttgagattTATCTCTCCCCATAGGTTCCAACGTACCTTTTAACGGCTGAAGTCAGGTTCACTGAAGCTTATTAACCCGACAGTTACTTAGTTATGGCAGATGCTAGAATCTTTCAGGACATCACAtagaaaaatgcattaaaatctgaCATAGCATTTCAAAATTAAATGTGCTTGGTCATAACTGTTCTCTCTGATTTCAGAGGGATATTAGAAATAATTTATTCAACCATTCCAGTCCTGCAAAAACCCCATGGGAGGAATCAATTATACTTACTAACATAAAATCTTTCAGTGTTTTACTCCACTGATAAACCTCTTCTTCACTGACATCAGATCTGATCAGTTCCAAAGCTGTTTAACCAAGCTCCAAGGGCAAACGGCTTTAATAGTATTTTTCTCGAGCATTCTTCTGTTGTATAGCCAGATACTGTTTTAAATTATAGTCACATAAAACACACCAATTGTTTCAGATTACAGTATGCACATcatgttgtatttattgttctTATACACAAGGAATTGTTGTTCGGGGTCAAATCCTAAATGAACATTGTGTGGCAACCGTATGTGAGCAATACATTCTTGACACAAGTTTGgtacaataatatatattttttaataaactcaACAATGAATTCCATATAATTGATGAGAAAAAGTGAATTGAATTGGAGCTGTTTTCACATTTAATCATTTAGCaacttttcacacacacacacacacacacacacacacacaaatacacaccttTGAGTTCAGTGCATGAAAAtatatgtacgtgtgtgtacacacacacgcgcacgtgtgtatatatatatatatatatatatatatatatatatatatatatagagacacatatacacacattgggtacggaaagtattcagacccccttaaatttttcactctttgttatattgcagccatttgcaaaaatcacttaacttcattttttccctcattaatgtacacagcaccccatattgacagaaaaattacagaattgttgaaagttttgcagatttaaaaaaaaaaaaagtaaaaactgaaatatcacacaaccataagtattggccaaggttacaaaataaattctgctacacttaaagttcctaagagcacagtggcctccataatccttaaatggaagacgtttgggaccaccagaacccttcctcgagctggccgtctggccacaCTGATCAATCGGGGGAGAAAAGCCttgatgagagaggtaaagaagaacccaaagatcactgtggggtcggggctttatggcagagtggcccgacggaagcctctcctcagtgcaagacacatgaaagcccgcatggagttagctaaaaaaacacctgaaggattccaagatggtgagaaataagatttagtctgatgagaccaagatcgaaATTGTtgtccttaattctaagtgacatgtgtggagaaacccaggcactgctcatcacctgtcgaatacagtcccaacagtgaagcatggtggtggcagcatcatgctgtgggggtgtttttcagctgcagggacaggacgactggttgcaatggaagaaaagatgaatgcagccaaggacagggatatcctggacgaaaaccttctccagaatact of the Phycodurus eques isolate BA_2022a chromosome 14, UOR_Pequ_1.1, whole genome shotgun sequence genome contains:
- the syt14a gene encoding serine dehydratase-like isoform X4, yielding MAEHFHINTPLLESAAMSKRVGTTVYLKMENSQPSGSFKIRGIGYLCQQLMSDTKDKGFVCSSGGNAGMAAAYATQKMGMPATIVIPSSTPHFVVQRLEDQGATVKIVGKVWDDANAEALRLVETEGLAYVSPFDHPLIWKGNSSLITEAAATLGPTVKPGAVLISVGGGGLLCGVVQGLKDVGWMDVPVIAMETVGADCLNASVKAGRIVTLDDITSEAKSLGAKTVCVKAFEYSQSNEVTIISEVVTDQQALHAMETFLDEEHVLVEMACGATLAAVYSGVVHRLQAEGHLPLPLGPLLVIVCGGGNIDAEQLSILKQKLQRN